The Streptomyces sp. NBC_01707 genome includes the window CCTCGCGCCCCACCACCGCGGAGGACGACGTCCCGCAGGGCGGCATCGCGATGGGCTACGGCTATGCCCACGTGTCCTCCTTCGACGTCCGCTTCCGCGATGCGGACAATCAATTGCGCACCCCGGTCATGGGAACCTACGGCCTGGGCGTCCAGCGGTGCGTCCTCGCGCTGCTGGAGCAGCACCGCACCCCAAACGGAGTCGCGCTGCCCGCCGCCGTACGCCCCTTCGACGTACTGGTCACAGCACAGGGCAGAAGTCCCGCCGCTACCGAGGCAGCCGAGTGCATCTACGACGACCTGGTCGCGGGAGGCCTCAGCGTCGTCCTCGACGACCGCCATGGTGCCTCCATGGGCAGGCGCATGCGATTCGCGGACCAGGTCGGCGTGCCCTGGCGCGTGGTGATCAACTCCGCAGGGACCGTGGGATTGCGTGCCGCGCGCGGCTCGGACGAACCCGAACGCGAACTGACCAGCACCGCCCTGCTGGAATACATGATCCTGCGCGGCCACGAGGAGTGGGCGGACCTGCAGTCCTTCCCCGTCGAGACAACAGGAGCAAGCCAATGACCGCACCGAGCGCGACCACCACGGCAGATCCGAAGCACGCCGACCGGGCCCGTTGGCCCGCGCTGCTGCCCGCGAACGCCACCCTGGGCGTGTGGGCACCGAGCAGTCCGGCACCCGTGCTCTTTCCCCGCCGTTTCGCGCGCGGTCTCGCGTCACTGCGTGAGCGCGGGTACACCGTGGTCGTGGGGGAGTCCTGCCGTGCCGCGCAGGGAGCAGGCACCCTGCCGCCGCAGGCGCTCGCCGAGGAACTGCATGGCCTGCTGGAGGAGACCGCAGGTGTGATTGCGGCCGTCGGCGGGTGGACACTGACCCCTGTCCTCCCGTACTTGGACTTTGACCGCATCGGCCGGGCCGGCAAGCCACTGATCGGGTACAGCGATCTGACGTCCCTGGTGAACCTGGTGCCCCGGCGTTCCGGGCTGGTCGCCTTTCACGGCCCGATGGTCGTCTCGGAATGGGGCGAGTGCGCTGGCCCTTGGGAGCTGACGGCGGCTGAGTTCGACCAGGTGCTGGGTCGGGACCACTCCTGGATCGAGCGGCAGGTGGGCACGGCGGGACAGGCGGAACAGTGGTCGGACGAGAATCTCTTCTGGGACCGCGACGACGATCGCCGCAGGCAGGGAAACAGCGGTGAGCAGCCGCCGCGGACCCTGCGGACCGGAGAGGCGACGGGACCCCTGTGGGGTGGCTCCTTGCTGGTGCTGGGCTTGTTGCTCGGAACGGACCTGTGGCCCGATCCGGCCCCCGGCTCGATCGTCTTCCTGGAGGCCGACGGTCTACCCCCGGACGAACTTTGGGCACGACTGGAGCAGTTCCGGCTGGCCGGGGTCTTCGACCGCGCCGACGGTGTGATCATGGGTAAGATTAGCAACCCTCGAGCGACACCTTTCGGCTACACCGGTTACGACGACGTCCTGCGCCGTACGCTGCCGTCTTCGATCCCCGTCGCCGCGGGCTTCGACCTGGGCCACGCGGACCCGATGTCCACCCTGCCAGTTGGCGGCCGGGCACGTCTGACCTGCCGGGACACGGCCACACCGACACTGAGCCTGCTGCGTGAACCGTCCCAGTGACCTGGATTACCGCGCAGATGGTCCTGATATCCCCCAGTGGATCACCGTCCCGCAGCACATCCCACCGTGCGCTGCGCGAGGCCAGCGGCCGTTACGTGTTGGCTGGGTCCACGCGGCGGAGTCCCACGACGGCACCGGCGGCGACGAGGAAAGTCGCCGGCCTGATGCGGCGGCGCCCGAGGCATGGGAGCGTTTCGGTTCGTTCCGTTTCCTCCCTCTCAAGGGTTTGCGGGCAGCCTTCCGTCGACTGCGCAAGAAGAAGTGCTTACCAACACAGAGCCTTTGGGCTGAGCACATACATGTGCGCTGATTCGTGATTGTTGAGGAAGGATGCGATGATGCAGAGTTCGATTTCCCATGGTGCTCTCGAGGGAGTGGAGTATCCGTGACTTCTGATGATGCTCTTTTGGAGGGTGTGGATCCTTACGGTGCCCAGGTTTTGCGTGAACCCGCAGACACCTACGCGAAAATTCGAGAGGCAGGTCCTGCGGTCTACTCTCATGATCGAAAAGTTTGGCTCGTAGGTCGATATGACTCTGCATCTCAAGTGTTGCGGAATTATCGTGAATTCCGCTCCGGGCTCGGGGCAGGCTATACGCGGGTGCCGGAGCACGGAAATAACTACCCACTGGTTGACAGCGATCCGCCTCGCCATACGCGTGTTCGACGCTCCGTTCAGCCAGAGTTCGGCCGTGAGTCGATGGAGAAGCTTCGTCCGGTAGTCCGCGCAGTTGCTGTCGGATTGGTGGAGGCGGCCACTGTGGCCGGCCAGATCGACGCCGTTTCCATGTTTGCGTCACGACTGCCCGATCTGTCTACCCGGCTGCTCACTGGTGTTGAGCCACCCGATTCCCTCACTATGCAGGCCTGGAGCAACGCGGTGGGCCAACTGCATGGCCCGAATCTTGACCCGCGCGAGAGCGACTTGGCTTTTCAGGCGTTCAACTGGCTGTCCAATGAGGGCGTGGCTATGTTGCCGAAGCACTGCATGGGGCACCGTATTATGGAAGAAGGTGGAACAAACGGTGCCCTGGCAGACTCTGAGCGGTTGACGATGCTTTTCTCCATCTGGTTGGCTGGCATCGATTCCTCAAGCGGGCTTATTGGTAATGCAGTGAATGCCTTCGCCGAGTTTCCTGATCAATGGGATGCTGTCCGCGCCGACCCCAGACTGATTCCGAACGCTGTGGAGGAATTGATGCGCTGGGACTCGCCGCTGCGCTCTGTGTACCGCCGCACGGTTGCCCAAGTGGACGTTGGTGGGATTGTCATTCCCGCTGATGCGGACGTGTGCGTGCTGATACCGCCCGCCAATCGTGATCCACGTAGATTCACCGAACCAGACCGCTTGGATATCAGCCGCGTCGACGCCAAGGCGCATCTAGCCCTCGGCGCATCGATCCACCTTTGTGTGGGAGCTCCTCTCGCGAGGATGGAGGCGGTCGAGTTTCTTACAGCTTTGTCCCGACGAGTCCGCCGCATTGAGCGCACCGGGCCTGCGATTCGTGCGGCAAGCCAGACTATGAGCAAGTTTGAGTCGTTGCCGGTACGGCTTATCGCCGGCTGATCCCTGGGCCGGGGGCATCGGGCGGGAGGAACCCCCGTAGTAGCGATTGACCGTGAGTCCCGACCTTGCCGTCGTAGCCCTTGGCGGTGTCTTCAAAATCTTGAGTGATGGATCATAGGCAGGTGATACGTCGCCATGAACTGTCGGATGCGGAGTGGGAGTTCGTCCGGCCGCTGCATACCCGGTTCCTCCGGTGGGCTCTGGACGGCACGTCTGAGCGGATGCTTCAGGCTGCGCAGGTGAGAGCGGATGCGGCGGGGGACATCGACTGGCTCGTGTTGGTCGGCTCCACCGTCGTACGACAAGGCCACCGAGTCCTACCAGGCAGCCGTCACCCTCGCATCGCTCCTAGCGTGAGCGTGATATTTGAAGACAACTCCTAGCTTGATCTTCAACCTGTGCGGCGGGGCCGTGGTGTCGCGGACTTTTTGGGTTCTCGGGTTCGTGGTGTCTGTTTTGCGGACTGTGTGCACGTCGTGGCGTGGGGTGGGTCGGGTGTTCTTGCGGCCTGGGGGGGCGTCCGGGGCCGGGGCGGGAGGGTTTCGGTGCTTGAGCTGGGCAGGCGGCTTTGGGGTGGATGTGCTGAAAGTTGCGGTGTACTCGGGCGGGGGTGAGCCTGTCCGGTGGTGTTGGTCTCTCCCACGGCCGGCGTAGGTCGGCTGCCAGTGTTCGGGCGAGTCGTAGTCGGGTGTAGGCGGCGAGGATGAGCCAGGTCTGTCGCACCTACGGTCGGGGCAAGGGCCAGCACATCCCGGTCCCAGGCTGGCCGTACTCGATCGTCTGCGCGCTCGAGCCGGGCCGCACCTCATGGACCGCACCGCTGGCCCCACTGCGTCTGAGACAGGATGCGTTCCGGTGAGGTGTGGGCGTCGGGCCGCAGCCAGCAGGTGAGGTCGACGGCCAGGACCAGCCGGCCGTCGGCAGCCCGCGACGGTGGAACCCCGGCCAGTGCCCGCAGGAGCCGGCCGGTATCTGCCCGTCCATGCGCCACAGCCGCGTAGAGCCCGCCATGACCGCGGCGGTGTTCACCCACCAACGACAGCTCGGCCAGCGATCCCACCGGCCCGTCGCCGCACAGAACGGCATCAGCCAGCTCGAACAAAACGTCCGAACGAGCGGTCAGACAGGCGCAGAACACGCGCGCGCGTGTTCCTTGGTCGGAGCACATGATCAGACGAAGGCCGCCTCCATGTACGGCGGTTACCGAACCGGGTGATCAACTTCGACGCAACCTTCGACGACGGACGTTAAAGATCAAGCTAGGGGCTGGCCACCCTAGTGGTCTGGCTCCGAACATGATTCGACAGCGAGGTCTACAAGAAGCGCATCACCGTCGAACGCGCCATCAGCCGCCTCAAGGGCCCACACCTTCACCTCGGCCGAGAGCCCGGGTGAGGACTTCACCTTCCTCTACTTCGGCGACGCCCAGAACGACCCGTCGTCGAGGTGGGCCCCCGGTGGTGAAGCAGGCGTACGGGCGCCCCCCCGACGCGGTCGGCAGCGTCAACGCCAGCATCGGTGACGGCCGTTCGATGGCGGCCCCCGCCGTGGCTTTCCGCATGCAGCCAGGACCCTCCGGACCCGGAGAAGCTGTGGCTGGAGATGCAGAGCCGCTGGCTCGACGAGATCCTCGAAAGCGACCCCAACAATGGGGCCGTCGCAGTGTTCCACCAGCCCGTCTTCTCGGCCGCCGCCGGCCGTGACGAGAAGCCGGTCCGCGATGCGTGGCTGCCGGCCTTGCAGCGCAATGACATCGACCTTCCGGTGTGCCGAGTACGGGCATGGCCCGTCCGTGACCCCTCACCCGCCTGCGGCCGGAACCTCAAATCGGCCCGCCCGGTGTTCGCGGGCGATCTCCTCCAGCCGGGTCCGGTCCAGCTTGCCGCTGAGCGTGAGGGGCATCCCGGACAGCTCAAGGAACTTGACCGGCACCATGTGCGCGGGCAGGAACGCGGCCAACTTCCCGGGCAGCTGTCCCGCCACGTCCGAGCCGCCGTCCGTATCCCGGGGCACGAAGCAGGCCACCAGCATGGGTTCGCCCCGCCGACTCGGCACCATCACCACTGCACCAGCCACAACCCCGGCACACTGCTGGAGGCGGCTCTCGATCTCGCCCAGCTCCACGCGCATCCCGCGCACCTTGACCTGACGGTCAACCCGGCCTAGGTAGCGCAGCGTGCCGTCGCCTTTCCGGACAGCGAGGTCCCCGGTCTTATACCACACGGAGCCGTTGGCGCTACGCAAGAACACCCGTGAGGTCAGATCGGGACGGCCGAGATAGCCCTCTGCGATACCGCGGGCGAGGTGGATTTCCCCGATCTCCCCATCAGGCACGGCTTGTCCGTCCGCGAAGAGTTCCACGTCGACATGCGGGAGGGCGGTGCCGATGGGCGTGCCCGGCGCGTCGTGCTGTGCCAGCACCCGCGGGGTGAGTTCCTGGCATGTCGCGTACACCGTGCCCTCGGTCGGCCCGTACAGGTTGTGGTAGCGAGCCTTCGGGGACAACCCCAGCGCCGACCAGCGCGCCACCATCGCTGGCTCCACTGGCTCACCCGCCAGCAGCACCCGGCGCAGGTCGGGAAAGGCCGCGCCGGTTCGCTCGGCGGCGTCGAGTAGGTAGCGGAAGACGGTGGGGACCTGGCTGAGGACTGTGGCGCCCTCCTCTGTCAGTAGGGAGGCTAGGCGCCGTGGATCGCGCAGCGCGGACTCCGGCACCGCCAGCAGACGGGCGCCAGTGACTAGCGGAGCCCAGGACTCCGCCAGGCTCACGTCGAAGCAGGGGGAGGTGGATTGCGCCCAGGCCTCGTCGGGGCCGAGCTCGAAGGTCGCCACAAACCCCTTGAGGAAGGCGGCTAGGCTGGCGTGGGACACCACGACCCCCTTGGGTCGGCCCGTCGAGCCCGACGTGTGAATAACGTAGGCGGTGCCAGCCGGTACCTCGGGGGCGGCGGTCTGTACCGCCGATGACGTGTTCAGGATGAACCCGCCATCGTCCGTAGCCGTCACCACGGCCCGCACGCCTGCGTCGGCGAGCACAAAGTCTTGGCGGGCCTGCGGGTAGGAAGGGTCCACCGGAACGTATCCGCAGCCGTGCTGCCAGATGCCCAGCACGGCCGCGTAGGTGCGCCAGCCGCGCGGCATGCGCACCCCCACGAGCCCCCCGGGCTCGATGCGCGCTCCCTCCAGCAGGCGCCGGACGTGCTCAGCGCCCGCTCCGAGGCCGTCATAGGTGACGACACGCCCAGGCTCGGTCACCGCGATTCTTCCGGGATGGTCGGCAATGATCTTCCCGACCCAGGAATGTACACGGTCATCCATGGCGTCGAACCACCCCTCTGCTGGAAAATCCGTAGTGCGCGAGGGCACTGTCGAGCCGGGACGCTAACGAGCCGGTGAGCGGCTGGTCAACACGTTCCTGGCCCGTTCCGTCCGAGGTGCGAACCCCTTCCGGGCAGGAGAAGAGACCGCGCCGAAATTCAGTGGCCAGAGTTTCGGCCGTACTGGGATCCGATTCTGCGGGAATGCGGGCGACGGCGGCTGGCTGAAGGCGGCCTGAAGCGTTGCCCGAGGCAACCGAGGCGGAACCGAGGCGGAACCAGCGGCAGACACGAATGCCCCGCTGTTCCTGTCCGGTCCGGAAGCCGCGGGGCGGCCCTGGGCCCGCTGAGGAATGCCGCAATTGCTCAGGCTGGCGGCTTTTCGGGCCCCGATACTTTGCTGCTGTGCAGGTCGGTGAGGTGGCCGGGGTATGGCAGGCACCGGACGCACAGGTGATCGTGGGAGACGATAAAGCCGGTTACCCCGTGGCGTCGGCGCACGCCCGGAACGTAGCAGAAGTCGGAGACTCCCCATGCCCCAACGTGACCTTCAGGAGGTCGATCCCGCGGGCCCGCGCAAGCCGGTGTTCCGGGTACTGGGCCCACTGGAGATGTGGAACGAAGACATCCGGATCAACCCGGGGGGCAGCAGACAGCGCCATGTCCTGGCCACGTTGTTGATCTACGCTGACAAGGTGGTCCCGGTCGGACGGCTGGTCCGCGCGGTCTGGGGCGAGGACGTGCCCCATACTGCCGACAATCAGATCCGCAAAATGGTCTGGGACCTGCGGCGGAGACTACCGGCCTCGGTGCCCATCGTCACCGAACCACCGGGCTACCGACTCGTGGTGGGAGAAGGCCAGCTCGACGCCCGCTGCTTTGAGACCCTACTGAGCCGGGCGGAGACCGCGGTTGCCGAGGATCGTGTCGACGCCGCCGTGAAGCACCTGTCCGATGCCCTGGGCCTGTGGCGTGGACGGGCGTTGAGTGGCATGACTGGCTCGGTGGTCACGTCCGGCGGACGCGACTTGGACGAGCGACGGCTTGTGGCGACCGAACGGTGTATCGACCTGCGGCTGGCACGTGGTGAGGCCCGGTCCCTAGTGCCCGACCTGTACTCCTTAGTGGCCGTCCACCCCTTGCATGAAGGGCTGCGTGAGCGACTCATGCTCGCTCTGTACCGGATCGGCCGGCGCGCGGAGGCCCTGGACGTGATGGCGCAGGGGCGTGTTGAACTCGTGGAACTCGGCATCGAGCCGGGCACCGGACTGTGCCGCCTGCAGGAGCGCATCCTCAACGACGACCCGAGCCTCACCCTCCCCGAA containing:
- a CDS encoding LD-carboxypeptidase; the protein is MTAPSATTTADPKHADRARWPALLPANATLGVWAPSSPAPVLFPRRFARGLASLRERGYTVVVGESCRAAQGAGTLPPQALAEELHGLLEETAGVIAAVGGWTLTPVLPYLDFDRIGRAGKPLIGYSDLTSLVNLVPRRSGLVAFHGPMVVSEWGECAGPWELTAAEFDQVLGRDHSWIERQVGTAGQAEQWSDENLFWDRDDDRRRQGNSGEQPPRTLRTGEATGPLWGGSLLVLGLLLGTDLWPDPAPGSIVFLEADGLPPDELWARLEQFRLAGVFDRADGVIMGKISNPRATPFGYTGYDDVLRRTLPSSIPVAAGFDLGHADPMSTLPVGGRARLTCRDTATPTLSLLREPSQ
- a CDS encoding cytochrome P450 codes for the protein MTSDDALLEGVDPYGAQVLREPADTYAKIREAGPAVYSHDRKVWLVGRYDSASQVLRNYREFRSGLGAGYTRVPEHGNNYPLVDSDPPRHTRVRRSVQPEFGRESMEKLRPVVRAVAVGLVEAATVAGQIDAVSMFASRLPDLSTRLLTGVEPPDSLTMQAWSNAVGQLHGPNLDPRESDLAFQAFNWLSNEGVAMLPKHCMGHRIMEEGGTNGALADSERLTMLFSIWLAGIDSSSGLIGNAVNAFAEFPDQWDAVRADPRLIPNAVEELMRWDSPLRSVYRRTVAQVDVGGIVIPADADVCVLIPPANRDPRRFTEPDRLDISRVDAKAHLALGASIHLCVGAPLARMEAVEFLTALSRRVRRIERTGPAIRAASQTMSKFESLPVRLIAG
- a CDS encoding amino acid adenylation domain-containing protein, giving the protein MPSRTTDFPAEGWFDAMDDRVHSWVGKIIADHPGRIAVTEPGRVVTYDGLGAGAEHVRRLLEGARIEPGGLVGVRMPRGWRTYAAVLGIWQHGCGYVPVDPSYPQARQDFVLADAGVRAVVTATDDGGFILNTSSAVQTAAPEVPAGTAYVIHTSGSTGRPKGVVVSHASLAAFLKGFVATFELGPDEAWAQSTSPCFDVSLAESWAPLVTGARLLAVPESALRDPRRLASLLTEEGATVLSQVPTVFRYLLDAAERTGAAFPDLRRVLLAGEPVEPAMVARWSALGLSPKARYHNLYGPTEGTVYATCQELTPRVLAQHDAPGTPIGTALPHVDVELFADGQAVPDGEIGEIHLARGIAEGYLGRPDLTSRVFLRSANGSVWYKTGDLAVRKGDGTLRYLGRVDRQVKVRGMRVELGEIESRLQQCAGVVAGAVVMVPSRRGEPMLVACFVPRDTDGGSDVAGQLPGKLAAFLPAHMVPVKFLELSGMPLTLSGKLDRTRLEEIAREHRAGRFEVPAAGG